TTGGGCCACAAGACGACGCAATCCCCGTCCTTCAGAGCCCATGACCAGAACCACCCGGCCGCTGAGATCCACAGAACCAATAGCAGTTTTGGCCCCGCCATCAAGACCGATGCACCAGAATTCTTCTTTTTTCAGCAATTCCAGCGCGCGTTTGATGTTGGTGACCCGTGCCATCAGGACGGTTTCCAGCGCACCCGATGCGGCCTTGGCCAGGGTTGGGCTGACCCCGGCACTGTTGCGCTCGGGCAGAATGACGGCTTCCGCCCCAAAGGCTGCGGCTGAACGCATGATGGCGCCAACATTGCGGGGATCGGTTACCTGATCGAGAACCACGATGGTCGCTTGAGGATTATTTTTGACCCGGGCAATGACATCTTCGATGGCGATAGCGGGCAGGGGGTCTGCCAAAAGCGCGATGCCTTGATGGACAGCCCCTGGGGGAAGCAGGGCCGCTATTTCCTGAACGCCGACGATTTCAGGCTTCAGGGAGGGGCTGAAAGACACTTCGAGGGTCGATTCTGCCTCCCGGGTCAGCATGAGCCGTTGAATGTTGCGGCGCGGATTACCAAGCGCTGCGGTGACGGCATGACGCCCATAAATCCAGAAATCTTCCCCCGCCGAAGGGCTTCGCCGGTGAGCTTGGGCATTAGATTGCTTGAGCCGCTGCGGATTTTTGGTTGAAATGGGCCCTTTATGGCCCTTTTCGCGTTGCTGGCGGGGCTCTGGCTGGTGCTCTTTTCGGGGCTTTGGTTTATGGGCTGATTTGCGTGTTGGTCGCATTTTAGTTCCTGTTTATATCCAGTATTTTTTCTGCATCTGCTCTATTCCCGTCCAA
This Rhodospirillales bacterium DNA region includes the following protein-coding sequences:
- the rlmB gene encoding 23S rRNA (guanosine(2251)-2'-O)-methyltransferase RlmB — translated: MRPTRKSAHKPKPRKEHQPEPRQQREKGHKGPISTKNPQRLKQSNAQAHRRSPSAGEDFWIYGRHAVTAALGNPRRNIQRLMLTREAESTLEVSFSPSLKPEIVGVQEIAALLPPGAVHQGIALLADPLPAIAIEDVIARVKNNPQATIVVLDQVTDPRNVGAIMRSAAAFGAEAVILPERNSAGVSPTLAKAASGALETVLMARVTNIKRALELLKKEEFWCIGLDGGAKTAIGSVDLSGRVVLVMGSEGRGLRRLVAQSCDVLASLPISSAMESLNVSAAAAIALYEAARKRS